Proteins encoded by one window of Bubalus bubalis isolate 160015118507 breed Murrah chromosome 4, NDDB_SH_1, whole genome shotgun sequence:
- the LRIT1 gene encoding leucine-rich repeat, immunoglobulin-like domain and transmembrane domain-containing protein 1: MRVVVGMLWLLALGGSPQAQGACPSQCSCSLHVLSDGSKARTVVCNDPDMTLPPASVPQDTSKLRLERTAIRRVPGDAFKTLGRLEQLWLPYNALCELSALMLRGLRRLRELRMPGNRLAAFPWAALRDAPQLRLLDLQANRLSAVPPEAARFLGNLTFLDLSSNQLLRLPQELLATWIHLHTGPFLPGHHARLVLGLQDNPWVCDCRLYDLVHFLEGWAPNLAFIEARLRCASPRSLAGVVFSQLELRKCQSPELRPGMTSIRSPLGSRVLLRCGATGVPGPEMSWSRANGHPLNGTVHQEVSSDGTSWALLGLPAVSHLDSGDYICQAKNFLGASETLISLVVTEPQTSTERSGGPGAWWARTGEGAEAAAYNKMVARHVPHVPEPGVPATGPPVLNAKEQLFLQHFQMRAPEEHSDVPAGSQEAQTVSSLKVVGETYQSVTLVWKAPQAGNTTAFSVLYAVFGKRDMRRVLVQPGKTSVTIRGLVPKVKYVACVCVRGLVPRKEQCVIFSTDEVVDAEATQRLINVVVISVAAVIALPLTLLVCCGAVRRRWRKCRAGGSAEATGAYVNLERLGHSEDGSEDLSQHSLSEADRLLSARSSLDSQAVGIRASRRINEYFC; this comes from the exons GACAGTGGTGTGCAACGACCCGGACATGACTCTGCCTCCAGCATCTGTCCCTCAGGACACCTCCAAACTGCGCCTGGAGCGGACAGCCATTCGCAGGGTGCCCGGTGACGCCTTCAAGACGCTGGGCCGCCTGGAGCAGCTGTGGCTGCCCTACAACGCTCTTTGCGAGCTCAGTGCCCTGATGCTCAGGGGCCTGCGCCGCCTGCGCGAACTGCGCATGCCCGGGAACCGCCTGGCTGCCTTTCCCTGGGCGGCGCTCAGGGACGCCCCCCAGCTGCGGCTGCTGGACCTGCAGGCGAACCGCCTCTCCGCTGTGCCGCCGGAGGCCGCGCGCTTCCTGGGGAACCTCACTTTCCTGGACCTCTCCAGCAACCAGCTGCTGAGGCTCCCGCAGGAGCTGCTGGCCACTTGGATCCACCTGCACACCGGGCCCTTCCTTCCCGGTCACCATGCCAGGTTGGTCCTAG GGCTGCAGGACAACCCCTGGGTGTGTGACTGCCGACTCTACGACCTGGTCCATTTCCTAGAAGGCTGGGCTCCAAACCTGGCTTTCATAGAGGCCAGGCTGAGGTGTGCCAGCCCACGTAGCCTGGCTGGAGTGGTCTTCAGCCAGCTGGAACTCAGGAAGTGCCAGAGTCCGGAGCTCCGTCCGGGGATGACCAGCATCAGGTCGCCTTTAGGCAGCAGAGTATTGCTACGTTGTGGGGCCACTGGGGTCCCCGGGCCAGAGATGAGCTGGAGTAGGGCCAATGGGCACCCTCTCAATGGCACAG TGCACCAGGAAGTCTCCAGTGACGGCACGAGCTGGGCTCTACTGGGCCTGCCTGCCGTGTCCCACCTGGACTCAGGAGACTACATCTGTCAGGCCAAGAACTTCCTGGGAGCCTCTGAGACGCTTATCTCCCTGGTCGTCACGGAGCCCCAGACGTCCACGGAACGCAGTGGGGGCCCAGGGGCGTGGTGGGCAAGGACGGGCGAGGGGGCGGAAGCTGCAGCGTATAACAAGATGGTGGCCAGACACGTTCCCCACGTCCCTGAGCCTGGCGTCCCGGCCACCGGGCCCCCCGTGCTCAACGCGAAGGAGCAGCTGTTCCTCCAGCACTTCCAGATGAGAGCCCCAGAAGAGCACTCGGACGTGCCGGCCGGCTCCCAGGAGGCCCAGACGGTGAGCTCCCTCAAGGTGGTGGGGGAGACTTACCAGAGCGTGACCTTGGTGTGGAAGGCCCCCCAGGCTGGGAACACAACTGCCTTCAGCGTCCTCTACGCGGTCTTTGGGAAGCGCGACATGCGGCGGGTGCTGGTGCAGCCCGGGAAGACCAGCGTCACCATCCGCGGGCTGGTGCCCAAGGTCAAGTACGTGGCGTGCGTCTGCGTGCGGGGCCTGGTGCCCCGGAAGGAGCAGTGCGTCATCTTCTCCACCGACGAGGTGGTGGACGCCGAGGCCACCCAGCGGCTCATCAACGTGGTGGTGATCAGCGTGGCCGCCGTCATCGCCCTGCCGCTCACGCTGCTCGTCTGCTGCGGTGCCGTCCGGAGGCGCTGGCGCAAGTGCCGCGCCGGGGGCTCCGCCGAGGCCACAGGTGCCTACGTCAACCTGGAGAGGCTGGGCCACAGCGAGGACGGCTCGGAGGATCTGTCGCAGCACAGCCTCAGTGAGGCCGACAGGCTCCTCTCTGCTCGCTCCAGTCTGGACTCTCAGGCCGTGGGCATCAGGGCCAGCAGACGGATCAACGAGTACTTCTGCTGA